One window of the Nicotiana tabacum cultivar K326 chromosome 4, ASM71507v2, whole genome shotgun sequence genome contains the following:
- the LOC142180124 gene encoding uncharacterized protein LOC142180124, which produces MPIGKLAKWQILLSEFDIVYVTQKAIKGQALADHLAENLVDKDYEPFTAYFSDEEVFFAGEDIVESYTGWRMFFDGATNYKGIGIGTVLVSESGQHYPASGKIRFPCTNNMAEYEACILGIRVAVDMNIKEILVIGDSDLLIHQVQGQWTTKNVKILPYLLYVTELCKKFKKIEFKNIPRIQNEFAYAFVTLSSMIQHPDKNYIDPIEVEIRDQYAYYFYVDEEPYANLNSDLMRKICEKFKIVHHNSTAYKPQMNGAVEAANKNIKRILRNIVDNHRQWHEKLSFALLGYQTSTRETPYMLVFGTEAMIPIKVEILSLRVIQEAKLDDAKWIRVRQE; this is translated from the exons atGCCTATAGGAAAATTGGCCAAATGGCAGATCCTTCTTAGCGAGTTCGACATTGTGTACGTAACGCAGAAGGCCATCAAAGGACAAGCTTTAGCTGATCACCTTGCAGAGAATCTAGTGGACAAAGATTATGAGCCGTTCACTGCATACTTTTCGGATGAAGAAGTGTTTTTCGCCGGAGAAGACATTGTAGAGTCATACACAGgatggagaatgttcttcgacggagcgaCAAATTACAAAGGAATAGGAATTGGGACAGTCTTAGTTTCAGAATCAGGACAACATTACCCAGCATCAGGAAAGAtaaggttcccctgcaccaataatatggccgaatacgAAGCATGCATCCTCGGAATTAGGGTGGCAGTTGACATGAACATCAAGGAGATTCTGGTCATAGGAGACTCTGATTTATTgatacatcaagttcaaggacAATGGACTACCAAGAACGTCAAGATCCTTCCATATCTGCTTTACGTAACAGAGCTTTGTAAGAAGTTCAAAAAGATCGAGTTCAAGAACATTCCCAGGATCCAGAACGAGTTTGCCTATGCTTTCGTAACCTTGTCATCCATGAtccaacatccagataagaattacatCGACCCTATTGAGGTAGAGATCAGGGATCAGTATGCATATTATTTCTATGTAGATGAAGAGCCGTATG ccaatctcaacagtgacctcATGAGGAAAATTTGTGAGAAGTTCAAAATCGTCCACCATAACTCTACAGCATACAAAccgcaaatgaatggagcagttgaagcagccaacaaaaacattaaaagGATTCTACGAAATATAGTGGATAATCAtaggcaatggcacgagaaattatcTTTCGCCTTACTGGGTTATCAGACATCTACTAGGGAAACTCCATACATGTTGGTATTTGGCACCGAAGCTATGATACCCATAAAGGTCGAGATACTATCTTTAAGGGTCATTCAAGAAGCCAAGTTGGATGACGCAAAATGGATACGGGTCAGGCAGGAGTAA